A genomic window from Pyxicephalus adspersus chromosome 2, UCB_Pads_2.0, whole genome shotgun sequence includes:
- the TM7SF3 gene encoding transmembrane 7 superfamily member 3: protein LDYFITVYSFPDPIPGACNLEFDLDIDPNVYLQYNLYETIIKFAPANLGHARDATPGECDTQTGQSTRWRLQYEIYQYFLPENNLSESTLIAHLQRMSTVSQVTDNGIKLATLTSNDRTIMAFSSIPGQGIIYNVIVRDPLLNTSAAYVPVHTYACNFTETMDNCYTLGKVSTKIFFTIFAILGLFVCFLGHRFLKTGFFFHGFIIFGFLMFVLLTRVTPLEYSDRLSLTTLIGIIGGLLLAGYWWRFGFVYICMLLVGLVLGFLLSSIVFFTPIGDFSTFRSDTVFWLTFTCIALLVLMCLLPFPRILNILSCSIVGSYTVVLAIDSYLYTSLSYITLNVLKRALNKDFSTAYTSVPFQTNDFIIMAVWALLALSGAVTQFYRECGRPLFPTTPYVIWKRDREYV, encoded by the exons CTTGATTACTTTATAACAGTGTATTCTTTTCCAGATCCAATTCCAGGAGCATGTAATCTGGAGTTTGATTTGGACATTGATCCAAATGTCTATCTGCAGTACAACCTGTATGAGACTATAATAAAATTTGCCCCTGCCAATCTAGGTCATGCGAG GGATGCCACCCCTGGTGAGTGTGATACTCAGACAGGTCAAAGCACAAGATGGCGCCTGCAGTACGAAATCTACCAATACTTCTTACCAGAGAACAACCTCAGTGAGTCTACCTTAATAGCTCATCTGCAGAGGATGTCCACTGTATCCCAGGTTACTGATAATGGCATAAAG CTTGCTACGCTGACATCTAATGATCGAACCATTATGGCCTTCTCATCTATTCCTGGACAAGGAATCATATACAATGTGATTGTACGAGATCCTCTTCTAAACACGTCTGCAGCCTACGTGCCCGTCCACACATATGCCTGTAACTTTACGGAAACTATGGACAACTGCTACACGCTAG gcAAAGTTTCAACAAAGATTTTCTTCACCATCTTTGCTATCCTGGGCCTGTTTGTCTGTTTTCTTGGTCATCGTTTTCTTAAGACAG GTTTTTTCTTTCATGGTTTTATCATCTTTGGCTTCCTTATGTTTGTTCTGCTCACCAGAGTCACACCTCTTGAATACAGTG atCGCCTGTCCTTGACTACGCTCATAGGAATCATTGGGGGTCTGCTGCTAGCAGGGTATTGGTGGAGATTTGGCTTTGTCTACATTTGTATGCTCCTGGTGGGGTTGGTCTTAGGATTCTTGCTCTCGTCCATCGTCTTCTTCACTCCTATAG GGGATTTTAGCACTTTCCGTAGTGACACGGTGTTCTGGCTAACTTTCACTTGCATTGCACTGCTGGTACTAATGTGTCTGCTCCCTTTCCCACGAATA CTGAACATTTTGTCGTGCAGCATTGTTGGCTCCTATACAGTTGTGCTAGCTATAGACAGTTACCTGTACACAAGTCTTAGCTACATTACTTTAAACGTCCTCAAGAGGGCCCTAAACAAGGACTTCAGTACTGCGTACACCAGCGTGCCTTTCCAGACTAATG ATTTCATCATCATGGCTGTGTGGGCACTCCTTGCGCTAAGCGGTGCAGTGACCCAGTTTTACAGAGAATGCGGACGGCCTCTTTTCCCAACAACTCCTTATGTGATATGGAAGAGGGACAGAGAGTATGTATGA
- the FGFR1OP2 gene encoding FGFR1 oncogene partner 2, whose translation MSCTIEKVLADAKSLVERLREHDGAAEALIEQTTVLNKRVEAMKQYQDEIQELNEVARHRPRSTLVLGIQQENRQIRELQQENKELRTSLEEHQSALELIMSKYREQMFRLLMASKKDDPSIVVKLKEQHSKDLQTHVDKITEMTAVMKRAIEIDEQGGNQEYDRILKLEQENRGLREILQITRESFLNLRKEESLESSSLSTLVNSTDHNLRKS comes from the exons ATGAGTTGTACAATCGAAAAGGTTCTGGCCGATGCAAAATCTCTGGTGGAAAGGTTACGGGAACATGACGGCGCAGCGGAGGCCCTCATAGAGCAGACAACGGTGCTTAACAAACGGGTGGAGGCAATGAAACAG TACCAGGATGAAATTCAGGAACTGAACGAGGTGGCGAGACACCGGCCACGGTCTACACTGGTATTGGGAATCCAGCAGGAGAATCGTCAGATTAGGGAACTTCAGCAAGAAAACAAAG AGCTTCGCACCTCCTTGGAGGAACACCAGTCAGCATTGGAGCTGATTATGAGCAAATACCGAGAGCAAATGTTCAGATTGCTGATGGCGAGCAAGAAGGACGATCCCAGTATTGTTGTTAAACTGAAAGAGCAGCATTCCAAG GACTTACAGACCCATGTAGACAAAATCACTGAGATGACGGCGGTGATGAAGCGAGCAATTGAAATCGATGAACAAGGTGGTAACCAGGAATATGACCGGATTCTAAAACTTGAG CAAGAAAACAGAGGCTTACGTGAGATCCTCCAGATCACCCGGGAATCCTTCCTGAATCTTAGAAAAGAGGAATCTCTGGAGAGCTCCTCCCTTTCCACCCTCGTCAACAGCACAGATCACAATTTACGGAAAAGCTGA